From the Gordonia bronchialis DSM 43247 genome, one window contains:
- a CDS encoding IS110 family RNA-guided transposase translates to MDEKIWVGIDVGRHAHHAAAVDEAGTVLWSRRLPNDQPAIEALMDRVADMKFVVWAIDMTAPESALLRGVLAARRQQIRYVPGRVVHSMTGAFAGEGKTDARDAVVIAQTARLRGDLATVSAPDDVAIELDLLTGHRNDLVAERTRGINRLRGLLTRIFPALERCFDYSTLTGLTFLTRFATPSAIAAVSDDEIYDHLRSHGVRRPTIPKMIDKARAAAAAQTVTLPGEATTALLVQHAATSLVMLTRQIADLDKQITEVFRRHRHARILESVPGIGTRSGAELVAITGGDLTSFGSPARLAAYAGLAPVPHDSGNRRGALRRPQRYHRGLRKVFYMAALNSSQRDGPSREFYQRKRREKRSHVHALIALARRLVDVVWALIRDGRVWLPRPTVERVSVDEVGAMAG, encoded by the coding sequence ATGGACGAAAAGATCTGGGTAGGAATTGATGTCGGTCGGCATGCGCATCACGCCGCCGCGGTCGATGAGGCGGGAACGGTGCTGTGGTCTCGGCGGCTTCCCAACGATCAACCGGCGATCGAAGCGCTCATGGACCGGGTCGCCGACATGAAATTCGTGGTGTGGGCGATCGACATGACCGCACCGGAATCGGCGCTGCTGAGGGGTGTGCTGGCTGCGCGGCGCCAGCAGATCCGCTACGTGCCCGGCCGGGTCGTGCACAGCATGACCGGTGCGTTCGCGGGTGAGGGCAAGACCGATGCCCGCGATGCGGTCGTGATCGCCCAGACAGCCCGCCTACGTGGCGATCTCGCCACCGTCTCGGCGCCCGACGACGTCGCGATCGAACTCGACCTGCTGACCGGACATCGCAACGACCTCGTCGCTGAACGTACGCGAGGCATCAACCGCCTGCGCGGCCTGCTGACCCGCATCTTCCCTGCACTAGAACGGTGTTTCGACTACTCGACACTGACCGGTCTAACGTTCCTCACCCGCTTCGCCACGCCATCTGCGATCGCTGCGGTCTCTGACGACGAGATCTACGACCACCTGCGCAGTCACGGCGTCCGCCGACCCACGATCCCGAAGATGATCGACAAAGCCCGTGCCGCGGCGGCCGCGCAGACCGTCACCCTGCCTGGCGAGGCGACCACAGCCCTACTGGTGCAACACGCGGCTACCTCGTTGGTCATGCTGACCCGTCAGATCGCCGACCTGGATAAGCAGATCACCGAGGTGTTCCGCCGCCACCGTCACGCACGGATTCTCGAATCCGTGCCAGGCATCGGCACCCGAAGCGGCGCTGAGCTCGTCGCGATCACCGGCGGCGACCTCACTTCGTTCGGCTCGCCCGCCAGACTCGCCGCCTACGCCGGTCTTGCTCCGGTACCGCACGACTCCGGTAACCGCCGGGGAGCCTTGCGTAGACCCCAGCGTTACCACAGAGGACTTCGCAAGGTGTTCTACATGGCCGCACTCAACAGCTCGCAACGCGACGGCCCGTCCCGCGAGTTCTACCAGCGCAAACGACGCGAGAAGCGTTCCCACGTCCACGCTCTCATCGCTCTCGCTAGACGTCTGGTTGACGTGGTCTGGGCACTGATCCGCGACGGTAGGGTGTGGTTGCCGCGGCCGACCGTCGAGCGGGTGTCAGTCGATGAGGTGGGCGCGATGGCTGGATGA
- a CDS encoding MMPL/RND family transporter yields MVVQRPSGGRLAARRLAERSEYSTTLGRLARFTLAHRFLVIGAWVAVGIVLAILFPQLETVVRQQSVDPIPAGVPSFQALDQMGGAFGEKGAKTTVFVTMENPNGFTDVARERYDMLVLQLRENFDDVQSVRDLLSDPTTAGQALSEDGQAWYLPVGVTGTLGGPTATHAVETVRQTAQRVFDGTDTTVHVTGPTATFSDQIVSAESDLVVITVATVALIAIILLIVYRSLFTALVPLLVIGVSLGVGRGVLSALGELGMPVSQFTVAFMTVILLGAGVDYSVFFISRYHERLRQDATTEVALVDATATIGRVILASAATVALAFLAMVFGQLSVFSTLGPACAIAILIGFLATVTLLPPVLLWAARFGWGAPRRDLTRKYWNRVAVLVVRRPVPLLALTLVGLIVLSVFAMGIQITFDDREGQPATTDSNEGYALLDRHFPQDVTITEFLVVDAPIDLRTASGLADLEQMASRVSQIPGVTRVIGVTRPTGDKLEQAELSWQNGQIGDRLAGAVDDGQNRRGDLEQLRTGAFQLADGLTQLDTQVRTNLAPLAGILDQASTAGQQIQQYQPILRQLAASAPALDRASQNAPQLAALTRQTSAALATVTSILPILDNAPWCTQVPQCAALRAQTRNLDALLSNGTLDQIATLSTQLAQLDTPISTVTDQLTSTVNSLGSTLGSISSQDLPGKLTQLQTGISQLAAGSRQLAAGVSALIDSNLQQLAGMAALATQLQTSARETAGTNSATGFYLPPQANADRRFVDVARQFVSPDGHTVRYAIQTSFDPYSTEAMQLADTITDVALAARPNTTLQDSNIAIAGFPAINADLQRLLTEDFRLLALATLTIVGLILILLLRALIAPLYLLGTVILNYTAALGIGVLIFQHILKTDIAWPVPLLAFIVLVAVGADYNMLLISRLREESQNNIRIGVLRTVTNTGSVITSAGLIFAASMFGLMAGSISIMTQVGLIIGIGLLLDTFIVRTIVVPTIATLVGRASWWPSTRTDTHPVSR; encoded by the coding sequence ATGGTGGTCCAACGTCCAAGTGGTGGGCGCTTGGCGGCGCGCCGGTTGGCGGAACGCAGCGAGTACAGCACGACATTGGGGCGGTTGGCACGGTTCACCTTGGCGCACAGATTCCTCGTCATCGGGGCGTGGGTGGCTGTGGGTATCGTCTTGGCGATACTGTTTCCCCAGCTGGAGACGGTGGTGCGGCAGCAGTCTGTTGATCCGATCCCTGCTGGGGTTCCATCGTTTCAAGCACTCGATCAGATGGGTGGTGCGTTCGGTGAGAAGGGCGCCAAGACCACTGTTTTCGTGACCATGGAGAACCCGAACGGGTTCACCGACGTGGCGCGGGAACGCTACGACATGCTCGTTCTGCAGTTGCGCGAAAATTTCGACGATGTGCAGTCAGTGCGGGATTTGCTCTCCGATCCGACGACGGCCGGCCAGGCCTTGAGTGAGGACGGGCAAGCCTGGTACTTGCCTGTCGGGGTCACCGGAACTTTGGGAGGGCCAACGGCCACGCATGCTGTGGAGACCGTGCGCCAAACCGCGCAGCGCGTGTTTGACGGTACGGACACCACTGTCCATGTCACCGGGCCGACGGCCACTTTCAGTGACCAGATCGTCAGTGCTGAAAGCGATTTAGTCGTGATCACTGTGGCGACGGTGGCGCTTATCGCGATCATTCTGTTGATCGTTTACCGATCGCTGTTCACCGCGCTGGTGCCGTTGTTGGTGATCGGTGTCAGCCTCGGCGTGGGCCGCGGGGTCTTGTCCGCACTCGGCGAACTCGGTATGCCGGTATCGCAGTTCACCGTCGCGTTCATGACCGTCATCCTGCTCGGAGCCGGGGTCGACTACTCAGTCTTTTTCATCAGTCGCTATCACGAACGGCTACGCCAGGACGCTACCACTGAGGTTGCGCTCGTGGACGCGACAGCAACTATCGGACGGGTCATCCTGGCTTCAGCTGCCACGGTGGCGCTGGCCTTTTTGGCGATGGTGTTTGGTCAGCTGAGCGTGTTCTCCACCTTGGGTCCGGCATGCGCGATCGCCATCCTCATCGGATTCCTCGCCACGGTCACCCTGCTACCACCGGTGTTGCTGTGGGCGGCGCGATTCGGCTGGGGCGCACCCAGACGAGATCTGACCCGAAAGTACTGGAATCGCGTCGCCGTGCTCGTCGTGCGGCGTCCTGTGCCTCTGCTGGCACTAACCCTGGTCGGGCTAATCGTGCTTAGCGTCTTCGCGATGGGCATCCAGATCACCTTCGACGATCGTGAGGGGCAGCCCGCGACAACCGACAGCAACGAAGGCTACGCGTTGCTCGACCGTCATTTCCCTCAAGACGTCACTATCACTGAGTTCCTCGTTGTAGATGCACCGATCGATCTCCGTACTGCCAGCGGGCTGGCCGATCTTGAGCAAATGGCCTCACGTGTATCCCAGATCCCCGGAGTGACTCGAGTCATCGGTGTTACCCGTCCCACCGGGGACAAGCTCGAGCAAGCCGAGCTGTCCTGGCAGAACGGTCAGATCGGGGACCGGCTGGCGGGTGCGGTCGACGATGGCCAGAACCGCCGAGGTGACCTCGAACAGCTCCGTACCGGCGCATTCCAACTCGCCGACGGGCTTACTCAGCTCGACACCCAGGTACGCACCAACTTGGCCCCCCTGGCCGGCATCCTCGATCAGGCAAGCACAGCAGGGCAGCAAATTCAGCAGTACCAGCCGATACTCCGCCAACTCGCCGCATCTGCACCAGCGCTCGATCGCGCTTCTCAGAATGCCCCACAGCTGGCCGCGCTCACCCGCCAAACATCTGCAGCCCTGGCAACAGTGACCTCGATCCTGCCCATCCTCGATAATGCGCCCTGGTGCACCCAAGTCCCGCAGTGCGCAGCTCTGCGCGCGCAGACCCGCAATCTCGACGCCCTACTGAGCAACGGGACCCTCGACCAGATCGCCACGCTGTCAACACAACTCGCGCAGCTGGATACACCGATCTCAACAGTCACCGACCAACTCACTTCCACCGTCAACTCACTGGGCTCCACGCTGGGAAGCATCAGCAGCCAAGACCTTCCCGGCAAGCTCACCCAACTGCAAACAGGTATCAGTCAACTCGCGGCGGGATCACGCCAACTCGCCGCCGGTGTATCCGCGCTGATCGACAGCAACCTTCAACAACTCGCCGGGATGGCCGCGCTAGCCACACAACTACAAACCTCCGCCCGCGAGACCGCCGGAACAAACTCAGCAACCGGCTTCTACCTCCCACCTCAGGCCAACGCAGACCGCCGTTTCGTCGACGTCGCTCGCCAGTTCGTCTCGCCCGACGGCCATACCGTGCGCTACGCAATACAAACCAGCTTCGACCCCTACAGCACCGAGGCCATGCAACTGGCCGACACAATCACCGATGTCGCACTCGCCGCCAGACCGAACACAACCCTGCAGGACTCCAACATCGCGATAGCCGGGTTCCCCGCCATCAACGCCGATCTGCAACGTCTACTCACCGAAGACTTCCGACTCCTAGCGTTGGCCACCCTCACCATCGTCGGCCTGATCCTGATACTCCTACTCCGAGCACTCATCGCGCCGCTATACCTTCTGGGCACCGTCATACTCAACTACACCGCGGCACTGGGTATCGGTGTCCTGATCTTTCAACACATCCTCAAAACCGATATCGCCTGGCCCGTACCACTACTGGCCTTCATAGTCCTCGTCGCGGTCGGCGCCGACTACAACATGCTTCTTATCTCTCGCCTACGCGAAGAATCCCAAAACAACATCCGCATCGGCGTCCTGAGAACCGTCACCAACACCGGATCAGTCATCACCTCGGCCGGCCTCATCTTCGCTGCCAGCATGTTCGGACTCATGGCCGGATCCATCTCGATCATGACCCAGGTCGGACTCATCATCGGCATCGGCCTGCTGCTCGACACCTTCATCGTCCGCACCATCGTTGTGCCGACCATCGCCACACTTGTCGGCAGAGCAAGCTGGTGGCCGAGTACCCGAACCGACACGCATCCAGTGTCCCGCTAG
- a CDS encoding class I SAM-dependent methyltransferase: MPAMSTIESLFCRSSPWQTATARWVLPWALQGTRPTGEVLEIGGGGGAMAAQMLTSSVPAHQVQVTVTDFDPAMVAAARERLRGFGALARAEIADATALTYDDGSFDTVVSFIMLHHVIDWEQALSEAVRVLRPGGALVGYDLLGTVPARLLHRLEGAPHRFINPGQLLPHLGGLPLSDVIVRENAGLVRFRATRGPSR, translated from the coding sequence ATGCCAGCGATGTCGACGATCGAGTCACTGTTCTGTCGGAGCTCACCGTGGCAGACAGCGACTGCCCGGTGGGTACTGCCGTGGGCGTTGCAGGGCACCCGCCCTACTGGTGAGGTGTTGGAGATTGGTGGTGGCGGTGGTGCGATGGCGGCGCAGATGCTGACGTCAAGCGTGCCGGCCCATCAGGTGCAGGTGACGGTGACCGACTTCGACCCGGCGATGGTCGCCGCAGCCCGAGAGCGGTTGCGGGGCTTCGGCGCCCTGGCACGCGCTGAGATCGCCGATGCCACGGCCCTGACCTACGATGATGGTTCCTTCGACACTGTCGTCTCATTCATCATGTTGCACCATGTCATCGACTGGGAGCAGGCACTGAGCGAGGCCGTGCGGGTGCTCCGCCCCGGCGGAGCTCTGGTCGGATATGACCTGCTCGGCACCGTGCCGGCGCGGCTGCTGCACCGTCTCGAAGGTGCACCGCACCGCTTCATCAACCCCGGGCAACTCTTGCCGCACCTGGGGGGCCTGCCCCTAAGCGACGTGATCGTTCGGGAGAACGCGGGGCTTGTACGGTTCCGTGCGACCCGCGGCCCGAGCCGATGA
- a CDS encoding DUF4229 domain-containing protein, with protein MSSKNSHGATPSPSSSARSLIAIALLYNTARLALAAVLCGLILLLSYAIDLSFPILGAVVLAVILSSPVSMIVLKPLRTRINQQADAIDARHATKRGLGEKPRGRPAG; from the coding sequence ATGAGCAGCAAGAATTCTCACGGCGCCACCCCCTCACCCAGTTCTTCGGCCAGGTCTCTTATCGCAATTGCCCTGCTGTATAACACCGCGCGGTTAGCACTCGCTGCTGTGCTGTGTGGTTTAATCCTGTTGCTGTCCTACGCAATTGACTTGAGCTTCCCGATTCTCGGAGCTGTCGTCCTCGCCGTGATTCTCAGTAGTCCAGTCTCGATGATCGTCCTCAAACCCCTACGAACTCGCATCAATCAGCAGGCCGACGCAATCGATGCCCGCCATGCGACCAAGAGGGGGCTGGGCGAAAAGCCGCGTGGCAGACCTGCCGGATAA
- a CDS encoding M23 family metallopeptidase: MDEQYDRARTAAASPRDEFTAAMRELIQPDRLRRPEPPAPPPRPRSAAPTFGTVTSSYGSRWNTTHYGLDIANTIGTPVVSASDGEVIESGPADGFGLWVRVLQDDGTIGVYGHINEALVSVGQRVLAGEQIATVGNRGYSTGPHLHYEVWQQDGPKLDPGQWLRTRGVYVVG, encoded by the coding sequence GTGGACGAGCAATACGACCGCGCGCGTACAGCGGCGGCATCGCCTCGCGATGAGTTCACCGCGGCGATGCGTGAGTTGATTCAGCCAGATCGGCTGCGGCGCCCCGAGCCCCCGGCACCGCCACCACGGCCGCGGTCGGCGGCGCCGACCTTCGGTACCGTGACCTCGAGTTACGGGTCGCGCTGGAACACCACGCACTATGGCCTCGATATCGCGAACACGATTGGCACACCGGTGGTCTCGGCCAGCGATGGGGAAGTTATCGAATCCGGCCCAGCCGACGGCTTCGGTCTATGGGTACGCGTACTGCAAGACGACGGCACGATCGGCGTATATGGGCACATCAACGAGGCACTAGTGAGTGTCGGGCAACGAGTCCTGGCCGGCGAGCAGATCGCAACGGTGGGAAACCGTGGCTACTCCACCGGCCCGCACCTGCATTATGAGGTCTGGCAGCAAGACGGACCCAAACTCGACCCGGGACAGTGGCTGAGAACGCGGGGAGTCTATGTCGTCGGATGA
- a CDS encoding adenylate/guanylate cyclase domain-containing protein, translated as MAGLDEVEAAVAFVDLAGYSVLTEMCGDREAAELAIRLAEQAREALHPGVRLIKTIGDAVMLAAGTADAILATITALAEAASDEGGFLALRAGVHHGTAIIGRDGDLFGHNVNVAARITALAGAGQAVITVPVLPAATRASLPVTSIGPRSLRNISTSVELHAFSLASARRPYDPVCGIGVDPRAAAAHRVRNGRDWWFCSDGCADRFDL; from the coding sequence GTGGCCGGTCTCGACGAGGTAGAAGCGGCGGTGGCGTTCGTCGATCTCGCTGGGTACAGCGTGCTCACCGAGATGTGCGGCGACCGCGAAGCTGCGGAACTCGCCATCCGGCTGGCGGAGCAGGCCCGAGAAGCGCTGCACCCTGGCGTGCGGTTGATCAAGACAATCGGCGACGCGGTGATGCTTGCTGCGGGCACCGCCGACGCGATACTGGCGACGATTACCGCCCTCGCCGAAGCGGCCTCCGACGAGGGTGGATTCCTAGCCCTGCGCGCGGGAGTTCATCATGGCACCGCGATCATCGGTCGCGACGGCGACCTTTTTGGGCACAACGTCAACGTCGCCGCCCGTATCACCGCGCTCGCCGGCGCCGGCCAGGCCGTTATCACCGTCCCGGTCCTGCCCGCCGCTACGCGGGCGTCGCTGCCTGTCACCTCCATTGGGCCGCGAAGCTTGCGCAACATCAGCACCTCGGTCGAGCTGCATGCGTTTTCTCTCGCTTCCGCCCGCCGCCCGTACGATCCGGTATGCGGGATAGGTGTGGACCCGAGGGCCGCGGCGGCCCACCGGGTTCGCAACGGCCGGGATTGGTGGTTCTGCTCCGACGGCTGCGCCGACCGGTTCGACCTCTAA